One window of Quercus robur chromosome 5, dhQueRobu3.1, whole genome shotgun sequence genomic DNA carries:
- the LOC126725216 gene encoding uncharacterized protein LOC126725216 isoform X2, with product MGIEGCRGIRSIKFFSVPTVKEIIVGNNFDMERLELEASNLHSLYIIEWKLQCNLNLLPFKNLKNLSLGTPNVTEKWLEEHLSGLPLLENLHLLSCSKLERINISSHHHLKSLKLVLCANLVELMIDNPKLCRLSYWGKTAISFSLNALGLLEAEYTLWPRYGTWDAEKIEFLSKMRNSKVFKLKIFYDQDVIIPEELRVTLSSPLYNVKHLKLIICPPFTGYEISELLDSFLWISPLPELLVIESNRHKSDPDFDKLTFELSYEKPIYKGENPSCCKFLPFPCWRHCLKTVKIDSLKGYGDEELLYKYFSENAKTLEDFQFHVGGIA from the exons ATGGGAATTGAAGGTTGTAGGGGGATCAGAAGTATAAAGTTTTTCAGTGTTCCTACAGTCAAGGAAATTATTGTAGGAAACAATTTTGACATGGAGAGGCTTGAGTTGGAAGCATCAAATCTTCATTCTCTATATATAATTGAGTGGAAGTTACAATGCAATCTCAACCTGCTTccttttaaaaatctaaaaaatttaagtcTAGGTACACCAAATGTAACAGAGAAGTGGCTTGAGGAACATCTTTCTGGACTTCCACTCCTCGAGAACTTACATCTATTATCGTGCTCTAAGCTCGAAAGAATAAATATTTCAAGTCATCATCATCTCAAATCATTGAAATTGGTTTTATGTGCCAATCTGGTTGAACTCATGATTGATAACCCTAAACTATGTAGACTCTCATATTGGGGTAAAACTGCAATATCCTTTTCATTGAATGCTTTGGGTTTGTTGGAAGCTGAGTACACGCTGTGGCCTCGCTATGGTACTTGGGATGCTGAGAAGATTGAATTCCTTTCAAAGATGAGAAATTCAAAagtttttaaattgaaaattttttatgatcaG GATGTGATTATTCCAGAAGAATTGAGAGTAACCCTGTCATCACCATTATATAATGTCAAGCATTTGAAGCTTATAATATGTCCACCGTTTACAGGATACGAAATCAGTGAACTTCTAGACAGCTTTCTTTGGATTTCTCCTCTTCCAGAATTGTTAGTAATTGAATCAAACAGGCACAAGTcagatcccgattttgacaaatTAACCTTTGAG TTATCATATGAGAAGCCTATTTATAAAGGGGAGAATCCAAGTTGTTGCAAATTTCTACCATTTCCATGTTGGCGGCATTGCTTGAAGACTGTCAAGATTGATAGCCTTAAAGGATACGGAGATGAAGAGCTTCTGTACAAGTATTTTTCTGAAAATGCAAAAACCTTGGAGGACTTCCAGTTCCATGTTGGTGGTATTGCTTGA
- the LOC126725214 gene encoding putative F-box protein At1g49610 codes for MKGVHHKSSRNKLSTRDRKKLSGEDLNTVDETVGQRKKLSGEDLSELDHRVEFRDIISQLPEHIIHHILSLLRDTNDAARTSILSRKWRQIWTSFSILKFDQQKIQEQEECLEMRNKTKTFKDFVANSLNNHLKRKLSIQKLVLHITSYDLELAPHMDHWINIAIENNMKELDLHVVVKKSRYYYLPQTVFASNTITGLRLHGCKLKFRSNIKLPQLQKLYLHKVHVGQQIVDNLISSCPLIEDLRFIHCTGLQNLQVSSLLKLDRVEVHHCQGPKEIKVNAPNLQTFWYCGKKSLPCKIDLVACVFLKRLTLEDANMTDEMFEDQFARFPFLEILDLSKCNNLKNLTISSTQLKKLVLRGCKNLMEADIDAPNLFSFEYKGDKMPFSFSNPSSLKAAKFSFEPVHIDSQEFHLGDADPLWFFRLRELLEKLKHSSGLKLIVRSKKNVIIHEELEEVLLPPQSDLKLEIIKPLTCFEDLLDNLLRTCHPEILSIVSSSSSEFPKLVYEKMMHRGENPNCCPYNTQNKCWRHSLKGIKIEKFEAAYGKSTSDWIAWLKSSPTLQYQTTSYRLSW; via the exons ATGAAAGGCGTCCATCACAAAAGTTCAAGGAACAAATTGTCTACTAGGGACAGAAAGAAGCTAAGTGGAGAAGATTTAAACACCGTTGACGAGACTGTTGGGCAAAGAAAGAAACTAAGTGGAGAAGATTTAAGCGAGTTGGACCATAGAGTTGAGTTCAGGGATATAATCTCCCAATTGCCTGAACACATCATCCATCACATCCTTTCTCTCCTTCGTGATACAAATGATGCAGCTCGAACCAGTATTTTGTCGAGAAAGTGGAGGCAGATATGGACTTCATTCTCCATTTTGAAATTTGACCAACAAAAGATTCAAGAACAAGAGGAATGTCTGGAAATGAGGAACAAGACCAAGACATTTAAAGACTTTGTTGCCAACTCTCTGAATAACCACCTCAAGCGAAAATTAAGCATACAGAAATTAGTGCTACATATTACCTCATATGATTTAGAACTGGCCCCACACATGGACCATTGGATCAATATTGCAATTGAAAACAACATGAAAGAGCTAGATCTTCATGTTGTTGTCAAGAAAAGTAGATATTATTATTTGCCCCAGACTGTTTTTGCTTCAAATACAATCACTGGATTAAGGTTACATGGGTGTAAGTTGAAATTTCGCAGCAATATAAAGCTTCCGCAACTGCAAAAATTGTATCTCCACAAAGTCCATGTCGGTCAACAGATAGTTGACAACCTGATCTCCAGCTGCCCTTTAATTGAGGATTTGAGATTCATACACTGCACAGGGTTGCAGAATCTGCAGGTTTCAAGTCTTCTCAAACTTGATAGGGTTGAGGTACACCATTGCCAAGGACCGAAAGAGATCAAAGTCAATGCCCCAAATCTTCAAACATTTTGGTATTGTGGGAAGAAATCCTTACCATGCAAAATTGACTTGGTTGCTTGTGTATTTTTGAAAAGATTAACATTGGAGGATGCCAACATGACAGATGAAATGTTTGAAGATCAGTTTGCTAGATTTCCTTTCCTTGAGATATTGGACCTAAGCAAATGTAACAACTTGAAGAATTTAACGATTTCAAGTACACAGCTAAAAAAACTTGTCTTGAGAGGATGCAAAAATTTAATGGAAGCTGACATAGATGCTCCAAATCTTTTTTCATTTGAGTATAAAGGTGATAAGATGCCTTTCTCATTTTCAAATCCTTCATCTTTGAAGGCAgccaaattttcttttgaaccAGTACATATAGATAGCCAAGAATTCCACCTTGGAGATGCAGATCCTCTCTGGTTTTTTAGATTGAGAGAACTTCTTGAGAAGTTAAAACACTCCAGTGGCTTAAAATTGATTGTCCGCTCCAAAAAG AATGTCATCATACATGAAGAATTGGAAGAAGTCTTACTTCCCCCACAATCTGATCTCAAGCTTGAAATAATCAAACCATTAACATGCTTTGAAGATTTATTAGATAATTTGTTGAGGACATGTCACCCAGAGATTCTTTCAATAGTATCATCCTCCAGCAGTGAATTCCCCAAG TTGGTATATGAAAAGATGATGCACAGAGGAGAGAACCCAAACTGCTGCCCATACAACACTCAAAATAAATGTTGGCGGCACTCTCTGAAGGGCATCAAGattgagaaatttgaagcaGCTTATGGTAAAAGTACATCTGACTGGATTGCTTGGTTGAAGTCATCTCCGACTTTGCAGTACCAGACAACTAGTTATCGGTTATCTTGGTAA
- the LOC126725216 gene encoding F-box/FBD/LRR-repeat protein At3g52680-like isoform X1 yields MDHKVDDDVVDRISELPDHVLHHILSFLPCKQVFQTTLMSKTWKHVITTFPILQFIQVFNDPDTWLPENKNKPDVIRKKGHFYTFVVKTLQNRRNQSLRIKTFNLFDNLLHEKSMSRVDCWINLVLESEVEELALSFGSSSIPYRLPHSVLVAKSLCVLTLHMCKLVSTCGEGDINLPSLKRFSLSNVYADDQSIQNLIVGCPVIEYMGIEGCRGIRSIKFFSVPTVKEIIVGNNFDMERLELEASNLHSLYIIEWKLQCNLNLLPFKNLKNLSLGTPNVTEKWLEEHLSGLPLLENLHLLSCSKLERINISSHHHLKSLKLVLCANLVELMIDNPKLCRLSYWGKTAISFSLNALGLLEAEYTLWPRYGTWDAEKIEFLSKMRNSKVFKLKIFYDQDVIIPEELRVTLSSPLYNVKHLKLIICPPFTGYEISELLDSFLWISPLPELLVIESNRHKSDPDFDKLTFELSYEKPIYKGENPSCCKFLPFPCWRHCLKTVKIDSLKGYGDEELLYKYFSENAKTLEDFQFHVGGIA; encoded by the exons ATGGATCACAAAGTTGATGATGATGTAGTTGACCGTATATCTGAATTGCCTGACCATGTTCTGCATCACATCCTTTCATTCCTTCCCTGCaaacaagtttttcaaactACACTAATGTCCAAGACTTGGAAACACGTAATAACTACATTCCCGATCCTGCAATTTATTCAAGTCTTCAATGACCCCGATACCTGGCTTCCAGAAAACAAGAATAAGCCTGATGTCATAAGAAAGAAAGGCCACTTTTATACATTTGTGGTAAAAACTCTACAAAACCGCCGAAACCAGAGTCTTCGTATAAAGACTTTTAACCTTTTTGACAACTTGCTTCATGAAAAATCGATGTCTCGTGTTGACTGCTGGATTAACTTGGTGCTTGAGAGTGAGGTTGAAGAGCTAGCTCTTTCGTTTGGATCGTCTAGTATACCTTATCGCTTGCCTCACAGTGTTTTGGTTGCAAAATCCTTGTGTGTGTTGACTCTACATATGTGTAAGTTGGTGTCAACCTGCGGTGAAGGTGACATTAACTTACCATCACTGAAAAGATTCTCATTATCTAACGTTTATGCAGATGATCAAAGTATTCAGAATCTAATTGTTGGGTGTCCTGTGATAGAATACATGGGAATTGAAGGTTGTAGGGGGATCAGAAGTATAAAGTTTTTCAGTGTTCCTACAGTCAAGGAAATTATTGTAGGAAACAATTTTGACATGGAGAGGCTTGAGTTGGAAGCATCAAATCTTCATTCTCTATATATAATTGAGTGGAAGTTACAATGCAATCTCAACCTGCTTccttttaaaaatctaaaaaatttaagtcTAGGTACACCAAATGTAACAGAGAAGTGGCTTGAGGAACATCTTTCTGGACTTCCACTCCTCGAGAACTTACATCTATTATCGTGCTCTAAGCTCGAAAGAATAAATATTTCAAGTCATCATCATCTCAAATCATTGAAATTGGTTTTATGTGCCAATCTGGTTGAACTCATGATTGATAACCCTAAACTATGTAGACTCTCATATTGGGGTAAAACTGCAATATCCTTTTCATTGAATGCTTTGGGTTTGTTGGAAGCTGAGTACACGCTGTGGCCTCGCTATGGTACTTGGGATGCTGAGAAGATTGAATTCCTTTCAAAGATGAGAAATTCAAAagtttttaaattgaaaattttttatgatcaG GATGTGATTATTCCAGAAGAATTGAGAGTAACCCTGTCATCACCATTATATAATGTCAAGCATTTGAAGCTTATAATATGTCCACCGTTTACAGGATACGAAATCAGTGAACTTCTAGACAGCTTTCTTTGGATTTCTCCTCTTCCAGAATTGTTAGTAATTGAATCAAACAGGCACAAGTcagatcccgattttgacaaatTAACCTTTGAG TTATCATATGAGAAGCCTATTTATAAAGGGGAGAATCCAAGTTGTTGCAAATTTCTACCATTTCCATGTTGGCGGCATTGCTTGAAGACTGTCAAGATTGATAGCCTTAAAGGATACGGAGATGAAGAGCTTCTGTACAAGTATTTTTCTGAAAATGCAAAAACCTTGGAGGACTTCCAGTTCCATGTTGGTGGTATTGCTTGA